A genomic region of Gemmata massiliana contains the following coding sequences:
- a CDS encoding N-acyl-D-amino-acid deacylase family protein codes for MFDYLIRNGRVVDGTGLPWITADVGITDDRISAVGALGRASAKQTIDATGKVVCPGFVDAHVHGDLPLLADPIHEQGVQQGVTTHVIGQDGVAFAPASPATMAYMRRYTAGFNGNLPTPGHDWHSIGEFLAQFDGQSSINACVLIPNGNVRMEVMGLDPRKPTASELSRMKVLVREGMEQGAVGLSSGLDYVPSIYADEDELTALCEEIVPFGGVYVTHMRGYNREKAPAALQEVFNIGKRARCGVHVSHFNCLADQTIPLLDAARAGGVDVTFDLYCYLYGSTIVAMLTLPPETLEGGIEATVERLKLPATRKNLEIAFANPRFPIETIRLASLPHDKYRHLEGQALPQAAELCGQSVLDFTCDLLIATDLAAGCVIRHFAERQESDVLKLLKHPLMMAGSDGIYVGGKPHPRGTGCFARYLGHHVRNGDWTLEEAVMKCSYHVSRRFGLKDRGLIREGLAADVVVFDADTIADRSTYDDGKALAVGVEHVFVNGTPVLLSGERTNARPGRGLKRG; via the coding sequence ATGTTCGACTATCTCATTCGCAACGGGCGCGTCGTTGACGGCACCGGACTTCCGTGGATTACAGCAGACGTGGGGATCACTGATGACCGCATTTCGGCCGTCGGTGCTCTCGGTCGGGCGAGTGCGAAGCAGACGATCGACGCGACCGGGAAGGTGGTATGCCCCGGGTTCGTGGACGCTCACGTTCACGGCGACTTACCGTTGCTTGCCGATCCCATCCACGAACAGGGCGTCCAGCAGGGCGTAACCACACACGTCATCGGTCAGGACGGAGTCGCGTTCGCGCCCGCGTCGCCGGCAACGATGGCGTACATGCGTCGCTACACCGCGGGGTTTAATGGGAACCTCCCAACACCCGGGCACGACTGGCATTCGATTGGTGAGTTCCTCGCACAGTTCGACGGGCAGTCTTCCATCAACGCCTGTGTTCTGATTCCCAACGGCAACGTTCGGATGGAGGTGATGGGGCTTGACCCCAGAAAGCCCACAGCGAGCGAACTTTCGCGGATGAAAGTGCTCGTGCGCGAAGGAATGGAACAGGGCGCGGTCGGCCTTTCCAGCGGATTGGACTACGTGCCGAGCATCTACGCGGACGAAGACGAACTAACGGCCTTGTGTGAAGAGATAGTGCCGTTCGGTGGCGTGTACGTGACCCACATGCGCGGGTACAACCGGGAGAAGGCGCCAGCCGCGTTACAGGAAGTGTTCAATATCGGGAAACGCGCTCGGTGTGGGGTTCACGTGTCGCACTTCAACTGCCTCGCCGATCAAACGATTCCGTTACTCGATGCCGCTCGCGCTGGAGGTGTGGACGTAACCTTCGACCTGTACTGCTACCTCTACGGCAGCACCATTGTCGCGATGCTCACGCTCCCGCCGGAAACGCTCGAGGGCGGTATCGAGGCCACGGTCGAGCGATTGAAGCTCCCCGCGACGCGCAAGAATCTCGAAATCGCATTCGCGAACCCACGATTCCCGATCGAAACGATCCGGCTCGCGAGTCTGCCGCACGACAAGTATCGCCACCTCGAAGGGCAAGCACTGCCGCAGGCCGCTGAGCTGTGCGGGCAATCGGTGCTGGATTTCACGTGCGATCTGCTCATCGCAACGGATCTTGCGGCCGGATGTGTGATTCGGCACTTTGCGGAGCGCCAAGAATCGGACGTTCTGAAGTTGCTGAAGCACCCGCTGATGATGGCCGGCAGCGATGGCATTTACGTGGGTGGAAAGCCGCACCCGCGCGGAACTGGGTGTTTTGCACGCTACCTCGGCCATCACGTGCGTAACGGCGACTGGACGCTCGAAGAGGCCGTGATGAAGTGCTCGTATCACGTTTCGCGCCGGTTCGGGCTGAAGGACCGCGGACTGATTCGCGAGGGGCTGGCGGCCGATGTGGTGGTATTCGATGCGGACACAATCGCGGACCGTTCCACATACGATGACGGCAAGGCGCTTGCGGTCGGCGTGGAACACGTATTTGTGAACGGTACGCCCGTGCTGCTCAGTGGCGAGCGCACGAACGCGCGACCGGGGCGCGGGTTGAAGCGGGGTTAG
- a CDS encoding aspartate carbamoyltransferase catalytic subunit produces the protein MKHLLGLEGMSAAGLNRLFDAAEKFAGVGVGDVPKRDDLKGKVVVNLFYEPSTRTRMSFGLAARRLGADVLDFSPSGSSTSKGETFIDTAKNIEAMGIDMVVVRHSSPGAPHVLAKHLAPHVRVVNAGDGAHEHPTQALLDIFTIRKKLGRVQGLTVGLVGDIAHSRVARSNIHALTALGAKVIVCGPTTLVPSEVAQFGVEIADKLDDVLPRCDVLNLLRVQFERQRSGLFPSIREYRLLFGVDGDRMKKAKQNVLLLAPGPINRGVEITPEVADGPNSAILDQVTNGLAVRMAVLSELSKAA, from the coding sequence ATGAAGCACTTGTTGGGGCTGGAAGGGATGTCGGCGGCGGGGCTGAACCGCCTTTTCGACGCGGCGGAGAAATTCGCCGGTGTCGGCGTGGGAGACGTGCCGAAACGCGATGACCTCAAAGGAAAGGTCGTCGTCAATTTGTTCTACGAGCCGTCTACGCGCACGCGGATGAGCTTCGGCCTGGCCGCGCGCCGGCTCGGCGCGGACGTGCTCGATTTTTCGCCGAGCGGATCGAGCACGTCGAAGGGCGAAACGTTCATTGACACCGCGAAGAACATTGAGGCGATGGGCATCGACATGGTGGTCGTGCGCCATTCGTCGCCGGGCGCGCCACACGTGCTCGCGAAGCACCTCGCGCCGCACGTTCGCGTTGTGAACGCGGGCGACGGTGCACACGAGCACCCCACACAAGCGCTGCTCGACATCTTCACCATTCGCAAGAAACTCGGTCGCGTGCAGGGCTTAACGGTGGGGCTGGTCGGGGACATCGCGCACAGTCGCGTGGCTCGAAGCAACATCCACGCTCTCACGGCCCTCGGCGCGAAGGTGATCGTGTGTGGCCCGACCACGCTGGTTCCGTCGGAGGTGGCTCAGTTCGGGGTCGAGATCGCGGACAAGCTCGATGATGTGCTCCCGCGTTGTGACGTGCTGAACCTGCTCCGCGTGCAGTTCGAGCGCCAGCGGAGCGGGCTGTTCCCGTCGATTCGCGAGTACCGGTTGCTGTTCGGCGTGGACGGTGATCGCATGAAGAAGGCAAAGCAGAATGTGCTGTTGCTGGCCCCGGGACCGATCAACCGCGGGGTCGAGATCACGCCCGAGGTCGCGGACGGACCGAACTCCGCGATTCTCGATCAGGTCACCAACGGTCTTGCGGTGCGAATGGCAGTTCTGAGTGAGTTGAGCAAGGCCGCGTAA
- a CDS encoding dicarboxylate/amino acid:cation symporter: MAAAHTVPYKHILAGLIGGAALGCGANALVENGTLDHAVVAGAVKYVTKPVGDIFINLLYMAIIPLVFASLAVGVTRLGGGANVGRIGLKTITYFIVTTACAAAIGLTLVNVIRPGERVPPEQKEKLMATFGSKADERLAKKGAFGVETFVNIVPRYPLKAFVESDMLAVIFSALVVGIALTRIESQRASLIIDLLEGVNQIADFVLRLAMSIAPYAVFCLIFSTTAELGYDILVALAAFVFTVLGGLAIHLCVVLPVLVKYLGGMSPLEFFKRARGTMLTAFSTSSSSATLPTAMKCAEEELNVPPSVSRFVLPLSASMNHNGTALFESVTVLFLAQAFLPPEITLSLGDQLVVLLLCILTATGMAGVPGGSLPLIGMIIVTATKGHVPAGAIALVLGVDRILDMCRTTVNVTADLTTAVFVARSEPAIDALPTPAEKAADAHSAKAPE; the protein is encoded by the coding sequence ATGGCCGCCGCACACACGGTCCCGTACAAGCACATCCTGGCCGGGTTGATCGGCGGGGCCGCACTCGGGTGCGGGGCAAACGCACTCGTCGAAAACGGCACCCTGGACCACGCGGTCGTCGCCGGAGCGGTGAAGTACGTCACCAAACCGGTCGGCGACATTTTCATCAACTTGCTGTACATGGCGATCATTCCGCTCGTGTTCGCGTCGCTCGCGGTCGGCGTGACACGACTCGGCGGCGGGGCCAACGTCGGCCGCATCGGGCTGAAGACGATCACGTACTTCATCGTGACCACCGCGTGCGCCGCGGCCATCGGCCTGACGCTGGTGAACGTGATCCGGCCGGGCGAGCGCGTGCCACCGGAGCAGAAAGAAAAGTTGATGGCGACGTTCGGGTCGAAGGCGGACGAGCGACTAGCGAAGAAAGGTGCGTTCGGCGTCGAAACGTTCGTAAACATCGTCCCGCGCTACCCGCTGAAAGCGTTCGTAGAGAGCGACATGCTCGCGGTCATCTTCAGCGCGCTCGTAGTCGGCATCGCGCTTACTCGAATCGAGTCACAGCGCGCGAGCCTCATCATCGATCTCCTCGAAGGGGTCAATCAGATCGCCGATTTCGTCCTGCGGCTCGCGATGTCCATCGCCCCCTACGCGGTGTTTTGTCTGATCTTCTCTACCACGGCCGAACTCGGGTACGACATCCTGGTCGCACTGGCCGCGTTCGTGTTCACGGTTCTGGGCGGACTCGCGATCCACCTGTGCGTCGTGCTGCCGGTACTGGTGAAATACCTGGGCGGAATGTCCCCGCTCGAATTCTTTAAGCGGGCGCGCGGCACAATGTTGACCGCGTTCAGTACCAGTTCGTCCAGCGCCACGCTTCCCACAGCAATGAAGTGCGCCGAAGAAGAGTTGAACGTGCCCCCGAGCGTGTCGCGGTTCGTGCTGCCGCTGAGTGCGAGCATGAATCACAACGGCACCGCACTGTTCGAGTCGGTGACGGTCCTGTTCCTGGCGCAAGCGTTTCTCCCGCCAGAAATCACCCTCTCGCTCGGCGACCAACTCGTGGTACTGCTGCTGTGTATTTTGACCGCGACCGGCATGGCCGGCGTCCCGGGCGGGTCGCTCCCGCTCATCGGGATGATTATCGTCACCGCAACGAAGGGACACGTTCCCGCTGGTGCCATTGCTCTGGTGCTGGGCGTGGACCGCATTCTCGACATGTGCCGCACGACGGTGAACGTGACCGCGGACCTGACGACCGCCGTCTTCGTGGCTCGGAGCGAGCCGGCCATTGATGCACTACCAACACCGGCCGAGAAAGCCGCGGACGCGCACAGCGCGAAAGCGCCCGAATAG
- a CDS encoding dihydroorotase, translating into MSTPLHLRNGRVIDPSRDFDQVTDLWLADGKIAGTGVRPAGISGDVKTLDCTGLIVSPGIIDMHVHLREPGREEDETIATGTEAAVAGGVTSVACMPNTEPGLDTRMAVEFVIHQAQRAGFCNVFPIGAVTKERAGKELAELGGLAEGGAVAFTDDGAPVYSAEIMRRALEYCKMFDKAVLVHAEILELTQGGVMNEGLVSTQLGLRGMPGVAEDIMIYRDIVLAELTGGKVHILHVSTAGGVDLIRQGRKKAESLKAAGKPSFWISGEACPHHFILTDETLRSFDSNYKMSPPLRTEADRQAILDGLKDDTLTVLATDHAPHAPEKKERELDQAPNGILGLETFLPLCVTHLIEPGHLTWPRMLAKMTCNPAAVLGIDRGTLQTGKPADVTVIDPKAKWMIDKTESKSKSRNTPFHGTAVTGRAVATIVGGAIKMSRLG; encoded by the coding sequence ATGTCGACCCCACTCCACCTCCGTAACGGCCGCGTCATCGACCCGTCGCGCGACTTCGATCAGGTCACCGATTTGTGGCTCGCGGACGGCAAGATCGCGGGCACTGGGGTGCGGCCCGCGGGCATCTCCGGTGACGTGAAAACGCTCGATTGCACCGGATTGATTGTGTCGCCGGGCATCATCGACATGCACGTTCACCTGCGCGAACCGGGGCGCGAAGAGGACGAAACCATCGCGACGGGGACAGAAGCCGCGGTCGCGGGGGGCGTCACGTCGGTCGCGTGCATGCCGAACACCGAGCCGGGGCTTGACACGCGCATGGCCGTCGAGTTCGTGATCCACCAGGCCCAGCGCGCGGGGTTCTGCAACGTGTTCCCCATTGGGGCAGTTACTAAAGAACGCGCCGGGAAGGAGTTGGCGGAACTGGGCGGACTGGCCGAGGGCGGTGCGGTCGCGTTCACGGACGACGGCGCGCCGGTGTACTCGGCCGAGATCATGCGGCGGGCGCTCGAATACTGCAAGATGTTCGACAAGGCCGTTCTGGTTCACGCCGAGATCCTCGAACTCACGCAGGGCGGCGTGATGAATGAGGGGCTGGTGAGCACGCAGCTCGGCCTCCGCGGGATGCCGGGAGTGGCGGAAGACATCATGATTTACCGCGACATCGTGCTCGCGGAACTGACCGGCGGGAAGGTCCACATTCTGCACGTTTCGACGGCTGGTGGCGTCGACCTCATTCGACAGGGGCGCAAGAAAGCTGAATCGCTGAAGGCCGCCGGGAAGCCGTCGTTCTGGATCAGCGGGGAGGCGTGTCCGCACCACTTCATCCTGACGGACGAAACCCTCCGGTCGTTCGACAGTAACTACAAGATGTCGCCGCCGTTGCGTACCGAAGCGGATCGGCAGGCGATTCTCGACGGCCTCAAGGACGACACCCTCACGGTGCTGGCAACCGACCACGCTCCGCACGCTCCCGAGAAGAAAGAACGCGAACTCGACCAAGCGCCGAACGGTATTCTGGGCCTGGAAACGTTCCTGCCGCTGTGTGTGACGCACCTAATCGAGCCGGGGCACCTTACGTGGCCTCGCATGCTGGCGAAGATGACGTGTAACCCCGCTGCGGTGCTCGGGATCGATCGCGGCACGCTGCAAACCGGGAAGCCGGCTGACGTAACGGTGATCGACCCCAAAGCGAAATGGATGATCGACAAAACCGAGTCGAAGTCGAAGAGCCGCAACACACCGTTCCACGGCACCGCGGTCACCGGCCGCGCGGTGGCCACGATTGTTGGCGGTGCGATCAAAATGAGCCGCTTGGGGTAG